The genomic region TATCAATCATAAAAACGGGAAAGGTCTTCCTTAATTACTGCCTCATCCCAAGGTCCATGAATGTTGTCCTTGAAGAGTTGTAAGCGGATTAAACAGTAGGGACATAGAAATGCCACTGATATCAGCAGAATGGAGAAGAGAAGGGCCCCGACTCCAGATATACTCAATAGTCCAGCCACAGAGAACAAAGCAAAAACAAAGGTCACACAAATATATATCCCAGGTGTATAAGCCCTTAGTTTTCTCTGTAGACTGGGCCAAAGAGCAAAGATCTGGATAGCAAAGGTCACCATAGTAAAAGCATGGAGGGAGCGAGGGAGTCGGGAAGCCAGGCACACGGAAGCAAATATGGCCATATTAATCGACATTGTACTGGAAACCACGGCTGCGTTGGCGCCATAATCAAAGAAGACAAGGTGTCCTATAAGCATGAGAACGGACATGGCGTATATGGTGTCCGTGCTGATGGACTCTGTCAGTGTCTTCAGCACCGGAGAGAAGCCATAAGTAAATGCTATGAACACCAGGGAACTCTTCAAGTCATCCCAGCGAGTCCGGCCACATTCCTTCCGCCCTGACCCTTTATCAACAGCATCAAAGAGAAGGTAACCCAGGAGGGTAATGGCCAAACCCACCCCACACAACTTCTGAGGGGAGAGCAGGTCCTGGTCCATGTACCACCAAACGACGGAGAAGGAACAGACGCTGCAGAGCTGCTGGATGACCATGGCCGATTCAAAGACCACCGCCCAGTAGCTGTAACGTCGCACATAGATGTTCTTCCTCAGTTCCTCCAGGAAGCTCTTATCCACGTAATTGTCTGGGAAGGGCTGCCGTTTATACAAAATCTTCTTCCATCTAGGGGGGTCACTGACAGGGTCTGCTGGAGCACAACCGCCCAGACTCATACTGGTGTAGTGTCCAGACTCCGGAGCCTGCAGAACTGGACTCATCCTTAAGGGAGACTCTTAAGAGTTACCTGCAAAACAAGAAGTAATATTAATGTATAACATCATATGCGGTGTTCATCTGTCATCTTTTATTTTAGGTTTAATATCAAAGATTTGTCTTTGATTCACAATCCGGTTTTCAAAAGATGCCAAAGGttcttaaaaggaaacctaccactgcccgcatgatgaactcatgcgagcagaccaccctgtaggctacttaatgctgatgccggcacatagtttagttaggctcgacgaactttagtttagctaaataaatgattttcttacatatgtaaatgagccctccggtgctaccctacgtcatctttgGGCTGGTGATGGCTTTCGATGTTTAATTACTCCCGTCTCCTTCATATTACCCGTTCTCCTtcagagccgtgacgtcaccaagctctcggcacctatcgcgcatgcgcaaacACTAAGTCTCACACAGCCTGCCGGCGatagagcagtggtaggtttcctttaaagcggaTCTTTCAGCACGTGTCCGTGTTAATAATCATGAGACCAAATCTGATAATTAGATTCTGTAGTGTCAGGTAGGTTGTCCTAGGCTAGAGCACCCTGGCATCGCCTTCCTGACACGAGggagactaattagcatattaaaTTCCAAAAATAATGGTACCGATTGCTCAGGAACAGAGAAATAGTTCCAATAGGTCCTGGAACTACCGGAGTAGGTGACACTCTGCACAGGCTATGGGGTATCTCTGTGGAAGGAACCAGTGCATCTAGTGCCACCTACAGGAGGGCAGTTACCCTGTAATTTCACCAGAGCACAATCTATGCCTTCACTAAGGGCTTCACTAAGGGCTTATAGGTATTAGAAACTGACCTACCCTTCCTCGTGTCAGCGGCAAACGTTCAAGAACATTTTGCTAAGGATTGAAGCAGGGCCATCAATattggtttaaaaaaaactaacaatATTCAGTAGCCACTGGACTGTGAAATTGAATTATATTGCAGGCCTGCAGCTTCTCAGATTCCAATAGGTGTGTCCTCACATTGCTTTGCTCTAAGCTCCCTGTACTGAGCTCCTCCACAATCTTTTACTTCAATTTGAGTGACCGCTGCAGCTAATAGCACAGCGCTTAGGATATGCAAACGATAACTTGGAGAAGCGTagtgctggaatataaattcatttttcacagttctgctgctacttatTACACACACAAAGCTATTGTTACTTCTATTGATGATCcagctctatgtagtgatcagactAACCAGTTATTAGTTAAAAGGAATCCGTTACCATGATTTACCCACCCTAAGAATCATGTTACATAGGGCATAGGGATGTTACACACTGCCATTCAtaccttttgattttttttttccatgcaaaAAAATTGTACTTTTGAAATACCGGTATGCAACTGAGGCTGAAGTGTCTTAGGTGATATTGCAGAGTGACATCTGAAGAGGAAAGGATTATAGAAGGTGCCGGGCATTGGAAGGGTAACAGGGGATGTTGCTATTGCTGTGGAGCCTGGGCCCGGGAGCACTCTAATGCCCCAGAAACACTTtagtctaatttgcatatttgcttTATAACTTTTTGAACGGAAGGAGATCCTGGAAAGTAAAAATTTAATCATTTTAGTTCAGTGACTGATTATCTTTAAGTCATTACACACTTTATCTGATTCCTTTATCTTTCAGCTGTCAGTGGAAACAGGACAGAAagatgatttacacaaactgctgaaATAAGAAGCTTTAACTGTACAGATGTCTCATGTGTGCACTTGTGTTTGGAGCTCATGAACTGGGTTcctctagaccagcagggattcTAAGACAACCTTCCATCTCCTGCATATATAGAACTTATGTATCTCCTTCTTCACAGCAATGTAACCTTTCATATTATACTAACATGAACATTTACTAATAAGGTGTAATAGACTTGGCAAACCCATAAAAACTGAAGGATTGGCAAACACAGTAGAATGAAATGGTGCACGACCCTGAGACAACCGGTGTAAAACCGCTTTCAAAATGCCCTGTGGTAGCCTGGGCAAGCGCACAACAGcgctggggagggggagggatgagcgctgcccACAACTACCCTCAGCAAAGCCAGACATGGCGCCTGGCCATAAATAAGGTTAAAGAAAGAATATGCTCTTTTTCCCATGCACAGTACGGTATGGTGGCACATGTGTGCACACTGTACCGCGCCCAGGCGTATATCTATACGTCCCCACTACattagtgtgaaaggggcccaaAACTTAGGTTTTTCTCATTATTCTTTTACTTTCCCTTCAGGTAGCAATTCTGAATATTGACAGGATACCCAGACCCGAGGTGCTGCACCACCAATCCAGTGGAAGGAACACAGCTCCTGCTATTTTGCACTACAGAAAAGGGTGAGTAGTAAGCACTTTTAACAAGCAAAGTGTTGGGCCAGAGGGGTCATAATGCACCAATTTTAAAGAACTGGGCAAGGAGTGGGCAGCAAAACATTACAAATTTACTATAATAGAAAACATCTACAGCAGCTCGCAACGGGGTTAGAGTTGAACTCTGGTGCATGGGTTCAGTGCCAGAATTACTAAGAGGTTGGAACCTCCTTAGAATTATGGGATGTCACACGCCACATCTTACATCTACATCTGACCCAATGTTCCCTGGAAGATTCCATTTCAGTTTTTTGCATCActtttattgagcaaaaaaaacAGATGTGGATGAAGACGCATCACACCAGGTCtcaaaataactgatgcaaaaaactgatgaaatgaCTGAAATGCAAAATGGTCCAACTatgtagagataatacacaccatTTTGCATACATCAGTACTCTGTgcgcagatacatcaggagggaaGTGCCGGCAGACAATTCTACGCCCGGTCCTGAAAACTTCCAGGCATAAATATCTACTGGATATAGCTAGTGCTTTCCTGTGACATGCCGGTCCACTCTGCCATGCTCCTCCTTCACTCCCACTTACCGTGGAGATGGTGTGAAGGAGGAATCGCAATAACAGATGATTCCATAGTAATTGCGATTATATCACGGGCTTGTAGAGCATAAAACTgttgtacaagtcctgataaatgtcccccaatgagtaAGACTAGGCGTACTGTGAGCACAGCTGTCCTGTGTTATATAACAACAGACATAGATATGTGATGGAAATGACTGCTCTGTATATTGGCAGTAGTCCTAGATTGCGGCGGCCGCTCCAGGGCCTGGCACATGATGATCTGTGCTCGGGAAGCCTGCGCTCCACTCCTGAGATGCAGCTCAAATTCCTACTGACGTGTCAATTCAAGCGGAGCCAAGAGGAGCATGTAAGTGACAATCCAGCGCTAACTATTCTTCCATGTTACAGCAGCCAAGAAATCCTCCTCCAGCCGAGTCCATGAGATTCCTGCAGCAGCCATGACAGGCAATGCCAAATATTCAGATTCACTGTTCCCTCCCAACCCCAAGGCTTAGGATGAATTCAGACAGCATTTCTGCACGTTAACCCTATTCGCATGTACTCCACTGCACATACATGCTGTGAAAAATACATGTTCACAcaccataaaataaaaatcagtgggggagatttatcatgtgtttctgaggtaaaacaccGAAACCAATGatagctcagctttagttttataaacagctgttgtaagatgaaagctgagctctgattggttaccatgggcatctagaacagttctgctctaagagacttctgataaatctcccccatgtcctTTACTCTTGAAGCATAGTCTTAAGAGCTACCAATTAAAATACACTTTTCAAGGCATATCCCAAGTATGACAAATTCTGAGCAATAACAAGAAATTGTTACAATTAGGGAGAATTCTAGTAATCTACTAATCCATGCATGTCAGGAGAGATGACCCGTCCATTTTCAGAAGTTAACCCCACACCCAAGGGAAGATAAGTACATAGATGCTATGTACTGAGTACCAAGACTAACTACATACAGGAATTCTATAATGTGTGGGCTAAGAGTTGTAACTTTGTGACAGAAAACCCATAAAAATAGCTTATTATATAATACGCAAGACAGGTTTACCCCTTTTAGCCTGCAGTGATAGAAGCAATGCACAGGCTgccggtatacaggcagtccccgggttacatacaagatagggtccataggtttgttcttaagttgaatttgtatgcaggtTGTAAGTCTggatcattgtagatccagacaaacaattttttgccccagtgacaattggagtttcaattttttttttttttgtaatgggaccaaggattatcaataaagcttcattacagactcattacagctgatcattgcagcctgggactatagtaaagcattcagagagcttcaccagaggtcacagggggaagaggggtctgtctttaactaggggttgtctgtaagtcaggtgtcctttagtaggggaccgcctgtattcactgCGGTCCCTGTATAGACAAATGAtatagagaaatattgccagttATTTTCACTCAGTACCATGACTAGTCACTAGGTGGCGACTCATAGGTGCCTTAATATTGTTAGAACTGCTTCATTTGCACATATGAATAATCTTTAGTTATTCATTGCATTATCAGTTCTACTAATTCATAAAATTACTATTTTTatatcaaattttattttttaattggctACTAGCAAATCCCTTAAACGAAAAATTTCGTACACaagaaatgttttgtttttatcgTCAGAGTCAAAAAGTTACTCCATGGGACCAGCACATAGATGGTCTAAAATGTGAAGAGTGTGAAAGCCCTCGATACGCCATTCAGCCTCGGCATGGCCGCCTTCTTAAAGCACGGTAAGTCTCCATTAGTAATCCAAGCCGtatattttaaaacaatttttataattaaccccttaaaaccCATAGGTTCACAAACCTTAATTTTAACCCCGTTCCACGGAGTCcctcttttgtttttgtgttttcatttttgactctccatcttcaaaaatctatactcgagtataagccgaggcccctagttttaccaccaaaaactgggaaaacctattgactcgagtataagccgaggatgggaaatgcattggtcacagaccccaccagtatatagccaaccagccccctatagtatacagcctgcccccagtagtatacagcccagcccatcatgccccaggtagcatacagcccagcccagcttgccccaggtagcatacagcccagcccagcttgccccaggtagcatacagccagcccagcttgccccaggtagcatacagccagcccagcttgccccaggtagcatacagccagcccagcttgccccaggtagcatacagccagcccagcttgccccaggtagcatacagccagcccagcttgccccaggtagcatacagccagcccagcttgccccaggtagcatacagccagcccagcttgccccaggtagcatacagccagcccagcttgccccaggtagcatacagccagcccagcttgccccaggtagcatacagccagcccagcttgccccaggtagcatacagccagcccagcttgccccaggtagcatacagccagcccagcttgccccaggtagcatacagccagcccagcttgccccaggtagcatacagccagcccagcttgccccaggtagcatacagccagcccagcttgccccaggtagcatacagccagcccagcttgccccaggtagcatacagccagcccagcttgccccaggtagcatacagccagcccagcttgccccaggtagcatacagccagcccagcttgccccaggtagcatacagccagcccagcttgccccaggtagcatacagccagcccagcttgccccaggtagcatacagccagcccagcttgccccaggtagcatacagccagcccagcttgccccaggtagcatacagccagcccagcttgccccaggtagcatacagccagcccagcttgccccaggtagcatacagccagcccagcttgccccaggtagcatacagccagcccagcttgccccaggtagcatacagccagcccagcttgccccaggtagcatacagccagcccagcttgccccaggtagcatacagccagcccagcttgccccaggtagcatacagccagcccagcttgccccaggtagcatacagccagcccagcttgccccaggtagcatacagccagcccagcttgccccaggtagcatacagccagcccagcttgccccaggtagcatacagccagcccagcttgccccaggtagcatacagccagcccagcttgccccaggtagcatacagccagcccagcttgccccaggtagcatacagccagcccagcttgccccaggtagcatacagccagcccagcttgccccaggtagcatacagccagcccagcttgccccaggtagcatacagccagcccagcttgccccaggtagcatacagccagcccagcttgccccaggtagcatacagccagcccagcttgccccaggtagcatacagccagcccagcttgccccaggtagcatacagccagcccagcttgccccaggtagcatacagccagcccagcttgccccaggtagcatacagccagcccagcttgccccaggtagcatacagccagcccagcttgccccaggtagcatacagccagcccagcttgccccaggtagcatacagccagcccagcttgccccaggtagcatacagccagcccagcttgccccaggtagcatacagccagcccagcttgccccaggtagcatacagccagcccagcttgcccccggtagcatacagccagcctgcccccatgtagcatacagccagcctgcccccatgtagcatacagccagcctgcccccatgtagtatacagccagcctgcccccatgtagtatacagccagcctgcccccatgtagtatacagccagcctgcccccatgtagtatacagccagcctgcccccatgtagtatacagccagcctgcccccatgtagtatacagccagcctgcccccatgtagtatacagccagcctgcccccatgtagtatacagccagcctgcccccatgtagcatacagccagcctgcccccatgtagtatacagccagcctgccccatgtagtatacagccagcctgcccccatgtagtatacagccagcctgcccccatgtagtatacagccagcctgcccccatgtagtatacagccagcctgccc from Engystomops pustulosus chromosome 10, aEngPut4.maternal, whole genome shotgun sequence harbors:
- the PIGC gene encoding phosphatidylinositol N-acetylglucosaminyltransferase subunit C, whose protein sequence is MSPVLQAPESGHYTSMSLGGCAPADPVSDPPRWKKILYKRQPFPDNYVDKSFLEELRKNIYVRRYSYWAVVFESAMVIQQLCSVCSFSVVWWYMDQDLLSPQKLCGVGLAITLLGYLLFDAVDKGSGRKECGRTRWDDLKSSLVFIAFTYGFSPVLKTLTESISTDTIYAMSVLMLIGHLVFFDYGANAAVVSSTMSINMAIFASVCLASRLPRSLHAFTMVTFAIQIFALWPSLQRKLRAYTPGIYICVTFVFALFSVAGLLSISGVGALLFSILLISVAFLCPYCLIRLQLFKDNIHGPWDEAVIKEDLSRFYD